In one window of Bradyrhizobium sp. AZCC 1721 DNA:
- a CDS encoding anthrone oxygenase family protein, translated as MSRMLLALSIASIVFCGAIFGSFYAWVCSTMWGLDQADPRVAIAAMQAMNASVRNAVFFPAFFLTPVVLVFTAAAMRFAGQILAALWFLAAAAVYMAFGLFLTMAVNVPMNETLAVTPVPADVNAAREVWDSYSGRWQFWNQVRAIASGIALIFAVFGLTRSRLSASRTV; from the coding sequence ATGTCGAGAATGCTCCTGGCGCTGTCGATCGCGTCAATCGTCTTTTGCGGCGCGATTTTCGGATCCTTCTATGCTTGGGTCTGCTCGACGATGTGGGGGCTCGATCAGGCGGATCCCCGTGTCGCAATCGCTGCCATGCAGGCGATGAATGCCTCAGTGCGCAACGCGGTGTTCTTTCCTGCATTTTTCCTGACACCGGTAGTTTTGGTTTTCACGGCGGCCGCAATGCGCTTTGCCGGTCAAATCTTGGCTGCGTTGTGGTTCCTAGCCGCGGCTGCGGTCTATATGGCTTTCGGCCTTTTCCTCACGATGGCAGTGAACGTTCCCATGAACGAGACGTTGGCGGTGACGCCTGTTCCGGCAGACGTTAATGCCGCTCGGGAGGTTTGGGACAGCTATTCAGGGCGATGGCAATTCTGGAATCAAGTGCGAGCGATCGCTTCAGGCATTGCTTTGATTTTCGCCGTTTTCGGATTGACGAGATCGCGACTGAGCGCCTCAAGGACTGTATGA
- a CDS encoding SDR family NAD(P)-dependent oxidoreductase, producing MTRHAIVTGASRGIGRAIAIGLANRGYSLALNDIPAQEAVLLETIAEVKKLGGQCIPVLADVSNIGDCQRAVSEAVQGLGHIDVLVNNAGILRLAMIDELTPEIWDQTFAVNVRGVFQMTQAVAAHMKERRYGRIVNIASLAARTGGPGQSHYAASKSAVVGFTRVTSMEFGGHGITVNAVCPGIILTEMGRNNLRDPERVTYFEKITDLHRLGEPEDVVGPVAFFASDDSAFVTGQALNVDGGIFYS from the coding sequence ATGACCAGACATGCCATCGTGACAGGGGCCAGCCGCGGCATCGGGCGCGCGATTGCCATCGGATTGGCCAATCGGGGCTACAGCCTCGCGTTGAACGACATCCCGGCCCAAGAGGCGGTTCTGCTGGAGACCATCGCTGAGGTGAAGAAACTGGGCGGACAATGCATCCCCGTCCTGGCCGATGTCAGCAATATCGGAGACTGTCAGCGCGCGGTATCCGAGGCAGTACAGGGTCTTGGACATATCGACGTTCTCGTCAACAATGCGGGGATCCTGAGATTGGCAATGATCGACGAATTGACACCGGAGATCTGGGATCAGACCTTTGCCGTCAACGTTCGCGGCGTCTTCCAGATGACCCAGGCCGTCGCGGCGCATATGAAGGAGCGCCGCTATGGACGCATCGTCAACATAGCATCCCTCGCCGCACGCACAGGCGGTCCAGGGCAGTCACACTATGCCGCATCAAAATCCGCCGTGGTCGGCTTTACGCGCGTCACGTCCATGGAGTTTGGCGGCCACGGAATTACCGTCAATGCCGTATGTCCCGGCATCATCCTGACGGAGATGGGTCGCAACAATTTGCGCGATCCGGAACGGGTGACGTATTTCGAAAAGATCACCGACCTGCATCGACTCGGCGAGCCGGAAGACGTTGTTGGTCCCGTCGCATTCTTTGCTTCGGACGACTCGGCATTTGTAACTGGCCAGGCACTCAACGTGGATGGCGGAATATTCTATAGTTAG
- a CDS encoding carbohydrate kinase family protein: MAHRHDVSVCGTYILDILGVPVTEIPAGGGRALIDEIRLTVAGTAGGTVVPCARLGLNARAVGAVGTDEKADWVLNAMEREGIDISVMERMPGAPTSATILPIRPDGSRPVLHARGASARWRISSEAQKAACQSKVLHLGGVGSLLAMDGAPSVALLRDAKAAGCITTLDLIQARSETLALVEPLLPYVDFFMPSIDETHAMVGTDDPVACARIFIDKGAGACAISLGENGSFVMAREGRQFTLPAFEVAVRDTSGCGDSYTGGFIAGLVRDWDLLDCAKLATATAAIVATGLGSGANLVSFEDTIHAMNTLPVRGAARS, encoded by the coding sequence ATGGCACACCGACACGACGTCAGCGTCTGCGGCACCTACATTCTGGATATTCTGGGCGTTCCGGTCACGGAAATCCCGGCCGGCGGCGGTCGGGCGCTGATCGATGAAATACGACTGACCGTCGCCGGCACCGCCGGTGGAACGGTTGTGCCATGCGCACGACTTGGCCTGAACGCTCGCGCAGTTGGCGCGGTGGGCACCGACGAGAAGGCCGACTGGGTGCTGAATGCAATGGAGCGCGAGGGCATCGATATCTCCGTCATGGAGCGGATGCCCGGCGCCCCGACGTCAGCGACGATCCTGCCCATCCGTCCCGACGGATCGCGTCCGGTCTTGCATGCGAGGGGCGCTTCTGCTCGCTGGCGCATCTCGTCCGAGGCGCAGAAGGCCGCCTGCCAGAGCAAAGTGCTGCACCTTGGCGGCGTTGGCTCTCTGCTGGCGATGGACGGCGCTCCGTCGGTGGCACTGCTGCGGGACGCCAAGGCTGCCGGCTGCATCACGACGCTGGACCTGATCCAGGCACGAAGCGAGACGTTGGCGCTGGTCGAACCGCTGCTGCCCTATGTGGACTTTTTCATGCCAAGCATCGACGAGACCCACGCCATGGTCGGAACCGACGATCCCGTGGCTTGTGCGCGAATCTTCATCGACAAGGGCGCCGGCGCCTGTGCCATCTCGCTGGGAGAGAACGGATCCTTCGTCATGGCCCGCGAAGGGCGGCAGTTCACATTGCCGGCATTCGAGGTGGCGGTGCGCGACACATCCGGCTGCGGCGACTCCTATACCGGTGGCTTCATCGCCGGACTGGTCCGCGACTGGGATCTGCTCGACTGCGCAAAGCTGGCGACAGCAACGGCCGCGATCGTCGCAACGGGCCTGGGCTCCGGTGCCAATCTCGTGTCGTTCGAAGACACGATCCACGCGATGAATACTCTGCCCGTCCGAGGCGCCGCTCGCTCTTAG
- a CDS encoding L-fuculose-phosphate aldolase, translating into MVKSYDSDVELRQSIIDACREMSAQGINQGTSGNISVRTEDGILLTPSGVPYDRMRPEDIVAMKWDGSWTASPGHVPSTEWRFHLDILKSKPEANAVVHAHPIFCTIIAIMNRSIPAIHYMIAAAGGNDIPCAPYAQYGTEELSRAALDALRYRRACLLAHHGLIAIGLNLRKALWLAVEVEVLAKQYHGCLQLGEPPLLPDEEIDSILRRWGQYGLRDSDGAQKTSAHSN; encoded by the coding sequence ATGGTGAAGTCCTACGATTCAGACGTCGAGCTTCGACAATCCATCATCGACGCGTGTCGCGAGATGTCGGCTCAGGGTATCAACCAGGGCACGTCTGGTAATATCAGCGTTCGGACTGAGGACGGCATCCTGCTCACTCCGTCGGGTGTTCCTTATGACCGCATGCGGCCGGAGGACATCGTCGCCATGAAATGGGATGGCTCGTGGACGGCGTCGCCGGGCCACGTGCCCTCGACGGAGTGGCGCTTTCACCTCGACATCCTCAAGTCGAAACCCGAAGCGAACGCCGTCGTTCATGCGCATCCGATCTTCTGCACGATCATCGCAATCATGAACCGTTCGATTCCGGCCATCCACTACATGATCGCGGCGGCCGGCGGTAACGACATCCCATGCGCACCATATGCCCAATACGGCACCGAGGAGCTGTCACGCGCGGCCCTGGACGCGCTTCGTTATCGCCGCGCCTGCCTGTTGGCCCATCACGGGCTGATCGCGATCGGTCTGAACCTGCGCAAGGCCCTGTGGCTCGCGGTGGAGGTCGAAGTGCTCGCCAAGCAATATCACGGCTGCCTGCAGCTCGGCGAACCGCCGCTGCTGCCGGACGAAGAGATCGACAGCATCCTCAGGCGATGGGGGCAATATGGTTTGCGTGACAGCGACGGCGCCCAAAAGACCTCGGCGCATTCAAATTAA
- a CDS encoding peroxidase-related enzyme (This protein belongs to a clade of uncharacterized proteins related to peroxidases such as the alkylhydroperoxidase AhpD.): protein MTKPAISRFPVPEISDLPDDIRNRILAVQEKSGFVPNVFLTLAHRPEEFRAFFAYHDALMDKPGPLSKAEREMIVVATSNANQCQYCVVAHGAILRIRAKNPQIADQVAVNYRKADITPRQKAMLDFAMKVSMQAYEVGNADIETLKRHDFTEEDAWDIAAIAAFFGMSNRLANVTSMRPNDEFFAMGR from the coding sequence ATGACCAAGCCTGCCATCAGCCGCTTTCCTGTCCCCGAAATCTCGGATCTGCCGGACGATATCCGTAACCGCATTCTGGCGGTACAGGAAAAATCGGGCTTCGTGCCCAACGTCTTTCTGACGCTTGCGCATCGACCTGAGGAGTTTCGGGCGTTCTTCGCCTATCACGACGCCTTGATGGACAAGCCCGGTCCGCTCTCGAAGGCTGAACGCGAGATGATCGTGGTCGCCACCAGCAATGCCAACCAGTGCCAGTATTGCGTGGTGGCCCATGGCGCCATCCTTCGCATCCGTGCGAAAAACCCGCAGATCGCGGACCAGGTGGCGGTCAACTACCGCAAGGCCGACATCACCCCGCGGCAAAAGGCGATGCTCGACTTTGCCATGAAAGTTTCGATGCAGGCCTACGAGGTCGGCAATGCCGACATCGAAACACTGAAGCGCCATGACTTTACCGAGGAAGACGCGTGGGATATCGCCGCCATCGCTGCATTCTTCGGCATGTCCAACCGACTGGCAAACGTTACCAGCATGCGGCCGAACGACGAGTTCTTTGCCATGGGGCGCTGA
- a CDS encoding molybdopterin-dependent oxidoreductase: MSELRRIPHCSHWGAYTILVQDEQIVGVEPFEHDPAPSPIIHSISEWANPERRVLRPMVRSGWLDKREHSDRRKRGQEKFVAVSWDEAATLVADEIRRVSGTYGNASIFAGSYGWTNSGRLHHASSLLKRMLNLVGGFTRHVDTYSIAAGPVILRHTLGSSDACDGRANTLDTIAERTETLVVFGALSPRTAQSEAGGIGIHRLETYLRKIVARGVKIIHVSPLKDDLPDWVDAEWWPIRPNTDTALMLGLAGEVVKADRHDRSFLDRCTSGADRLLHYLEGASDGTRKDAAWAAGICGLDVNGIGQLAKRLVDTRSMLTVSWSLQRAHHGEQPFWAALGLASVIGQIGLPGGGVGYGYASLGGVGAPFNLLKSPGISQLTRPIDSFIPVARISDMLLNPGTEFTYEGEIRAYPDIKLVYWAGGNPYHHHQDLNRLSEAWTRPETIIVQDPMFTATAQRADIVLPATTSIERNDMAGNKRSDLILAMKQAIKPVGDSRPDFDIFNLIAGKLGVADRFNEGRDEMDWLRYLYELSREDAAQRLGFEMPDFDTFWQTGYARCPVQAGHTFLADFREAPEKFALKTESGKIVLGSETLARLNYGDCRAHPAWIEPAEWLGNCSDPAELHLISHQPAGRLHSQLETGASSVALKRNGREQARLHSDDAAALGITDGQTIRIWNTRGTCLATAQVTDTVRSGVIVLPTGAWFTPRDDEGLEAAGNPNVLTLDVGTSQFGQGCSAQTCLVRAEPHIADQRDAFDEYQEKLVALAAA, translated from the coding sequence GTGAGTGAGCTCAGGCGGATACCGCACTGCAGCCATTGGGGCGCCTACACCATTCTCGTGCAGGATGAACAGATCGTGGGCGTCGAGCCATTCGAACACGACCCGGCCCCCTCCCCGATCATCCATTCCATTTCGGAATGGGCCAACCCCGAACGCCGCGTATTGCGGCCGATGGTTCGTTCGGGTTGGCTGGACAAGCGCGAACACAGCGACCGGCGCAAGCGAGGCCAGGAGAAATTCGTGGCCGTTAGCTGGGATGAGGCGGCGACGCTGGTTGCCGACGAGATCCGTCGCGTCTCAGGCACTTATGGCAACGCATCGATCTTCGCGGGCTCCTATGGCTGGACGAATTCGGGCCGCCTGCACCATGCCTCGTCGCTGCTGAAGCGCATGCTCAACCTTGTCGGCGGCTTCACCAGGCATGTCGACACCTATTCCATCGCCGCCGGTCCCGTGATCTTGCGCCATACGCTGGGAAGCTCCGACGCGTGTGACGGGCGCGCCAACACACTCGACACCATCGCCGAACGCACCGAGACGCTGGTGGTCTTCGGGGCGCTGTCACCGCGGACCGCACAGAGCGAGGCCGGAGGTATCGGCATCCATCGGCTCGAAACATATCTTCGGAAGATCGTCGCGCGCGGCGTCAAGATCATTCACGTCTCGCCCCTGAAGGACGATCTGCCGGACTGGGTCGACGCCGAATGGTGGCCGATCCGCCCGAATACGGACACGGCGCTGATGCTGGGGCTGGCCGGCGAGGTCGTGAAAGCGGACAGGCACGACAGGAGCTTCCTCGATCGCTGCACGAGTGGTGCGGATCGGCTGCTGCATTATCTTGAAGGCGCGTCGGATGGCACGCGCAAGGATGCGGCTTGGGCCGCCGGTATCTGCGGGCTCGACGTCAACGGCATCGGCCAGCTCGCCAAGCGCCTGGTCGACACCCGCAGCATGCTGACCGTGAGCTGGAGCCTCCAGCGCGCGCATCATGGCGAGCAGCCGTTCTGGGCAGCACTCGGCCTCGCATCGGTCATCGGTCAGATCGGATTGCCGGGCGGCGGCGTCGGCTACGGTTATGCGTCCCTCGGCGGCGTCGGCGCACCTTTCAATCTCCTTAAGTCGCCCGGCATCTCGCAGCTCACGCGGCCGATCGACAGCTTCATCCCGGTGGCGCGCATCAGCGACATGTTGCTCAATCCCGGCACGGAGTTCACCTACGAGGGCGAGATCCGGGCCTATCCGGATATCAAGCTTGTCTATTGGGCCGGCGGCAATCCCTACCATCATCATCAGGATCTCAATCGCCTGTCTGAAGCCTGGACGCGGCCCGAGACCATCATCGTTCAGGATCCCATGTTCACGGCGACGGCGCAGCGCGCCGATATCGTGCTGCCGGCGACCACATCGATCGAACGTAACGATATGGCCGGCAACAAGCGCTCCGACCTCATCCTCGCGATGAAACAAGCCATCAAGCCCGTGGGAGACTCGCGACCCGACTTTGACATCTTCAATCTGATCGCCGGAAAGCTCGGCGTCGCCGACCGTTTCAATGAAGGCCGCGATGAAATGGACTGGCTTCGCTACCTTTACGAGCTGAGCCGAGAGGATGCTGCGCAGCGGCTTGGCTTCGAAATGCCGGATTTCGACACGTTCTGGCAGACCGGCTACGCGCGCTGCCCGGTGCAGGCCGGCCACACATTCCTGGCTGATTTCCGCGAGGCACCGGAGAAATTCGCGCTCAAGACCGAAAGCGGGAAGATCGTGCTCGGCAGCGAAACGCTCGCCAGGCTCAACTACGGCGACTGTCGTGCACATCCGGCCTGGATCGAGCCGGCGGAATGGCTGGGCAACTGCAGTGATCCAGCCGAACTGCACCTGATCTCGCACCAGCCGGCCGGACGCCTGCACAGTCAGCTCGAGACAGGCGCCTCGAGCGTGGCCCTGAAGCGCAATGGTCGCGAGCAGGCGCGGCTTCATTCTGATGACGCGGCGGCGCTTGGGATCACCGACGGCCAGACCATCCGCATCTGGAATACCCGGGGAACCTGTCTGGCCACGGCCCAGGTTACCGATACCGTGCGTTCGGGCGTGATCGTGCTACCCACCGGCGCCTGGTTCACCCCGCGGGATGACGAAGGTCTCGAGGCCGCCGGCAATCCGAACGTGCTGACGCTCGACGTCGGCACCTCGCAATTTGGCCAGGGTTGCTCCGCGCAGACGTGCCTGGTGAGGGCCGAACCACATATCGCAGATCAACGCGACGCCTTCGACGAATATCAAGAAAAGCTGGTTGCACTCGCGGCCGCCTGA
- a CDS encoding CoA transferase — MTEVHPREVLICTIARLLDGVRHVAVGASSPIPAAGAMLLRALQQAAGDAGPRISILGSVEHNFFTNGSAELFDCAGQGRIDAFFLGGGQIDGRGNVNLVGTGDYPQSQVRWPGSFGSAYLYYVVPRVILFREEHTPRALVENVDFISAPGVSDDGVFRSGGPIALLTSKALFRFDKTRPGFELQSIHPGHDLAAIKDATGFQFTHDSQPEQTALPDRHTLDLLRGRVFDEVAETYPEFAAQMRRELREIERRLSHVS; from the coding sequence GTGAGGCATGTCGCTGTCGGTGCCTCCTCCCCCATTCCTGCCGCCGGCGCCATGCTGCTCCGGGCGCTGCAGCAAGCAGCGGGCGATGCTGGCCCGCGCATTTCGATTCTGGGATCTGTGGAGCACAACTTCTTCACCAATGGCTCGGCCGAGCTATTCGACTGCGCGGGTCAAGGCCGTATCGACGCCTTTTTCCTCGGCGGAGGACAGATCGACGGCCGCGGCAACGTCAACCTGGTGGGGACCGGCGACTATCCGCAGTCGCAAGTGAGATGGCCCGGCTCGTTCGGATCGGCCTATCTTTATTACGTCGTGCCGCGGGTCATCCTGTTCCGCGAGGAGCACACCCCCCGCGCCCTTGTCGAGAACGTGGACTTCATCAGCGCGCCGGGCGTCAGCGATGACGGCGTGTTCCGAAGCGGCGGCCCGATTGCGCTGCTGACCAGCAAGGCGCTGTTCCGCTTCGACAAGACCCGTCCCGGCTTCGAGCTCCAGAGCATTCACCCCGGACACGACCTCGCCGCAATCAAGGACGCCACCGGCTTTCAATTCACCCATGACAGCCAACCGGAACAGACCGCGCTGCCCGACCGACACACTTTGGATCTGCTGCGCGGTCGCGTCTTCGACGAAGTGGCCGAGACCTATCCCGAGTTCGCCGCACAGATGCGGCGCGAGCTGCGCGAGATCGAGCGGCGCCTGTCACATGTGTCCTGA